The following are encoded in a window of Pseudalgibacter alginicilyticus genomic DNA:
- a CDS encoding Gfo/Idh/MocA family protein produces MKRREFIIKGSIASAAITTSATAMTNVLDYKNANETLNIGIIGTGDRGTGLTANINSIDNFNVIACCDILPFKLEKGLNAVKGKAKAYSDYRKLLDNKDIDAVLVSTPFNTHSQIAIDALDAGKHVYCEKTMAKGYEGIHNLVSKVENSKNLIFQTGHQYHSSRLYTQVVDLIKSGKIGKIAAFESQWNRHGNWRRPVPNPELEKTINWRMYREFSGGLAAELSSHQIDFSNWVLNETPTQVMGTGGVDYYKDGRETYDNIHLIYDYQSGVRAKFTCLTSNSKDDYQIKVLGDKGTIILNYAKAWFYPEGINAKKELAIVDGVSGATMKWDKGLGIPITIDHKEPSLQALIDFKDSVINNKKPISDVKTGANTALCIQMGLDAMYNNEIVKSPEFY; encoded by the coding sequence TTGAAAAGAAGAGAATTTATAATAAAAGGCTCGATAGCATCTGCAGCAATTACAACATCTGCAACAGCTATGACAAATGTGTTGGACTATAAAAATGCTAATGAAACCTTAAATATAGGAATTATTGGCACTGGAGATAGAGGCACTGGACTTACAGCAAATATTAATAGCATTGACAACTTTAATGTTATTGCATGCTGCGATATTTTACCTTTCAAATTAGAAAAAGGTCTTAATGCTGTAAAAGGAAAAGCTAAAGCTTATAGCGATTATCGGAAGTTATTAGACAATAAAGATATTGATGCTGTTTTAGTTTCAACACCATTCAATACACACTCGCAAATAGCTATAGACGCTTTAGATGCGGGAAAACATGTGTATTGCGAAAAAACAATGGCCAAAGGTTACGAAGGCATACATAATTTAGTTAGCAAAGTTGAGAATTCAAAAAATCTTATTTTTCAAACAGGACACCAATATCATAGTTCTCGATTGTACACTCAAGTTGTTGATCTTATCAAAAGTGGAAAAATAGGCAAAATTGCTGCTTTTGAATCACAGTGGAACAGACATGGAAATTGGAGACGTCCCGTTCCTAATCCTGAATTAGAAAAAACAATAAATTGGAGAATGTATCGAGAATTTTCAGGCGGTTTGGCTGCAGAACTGAGTTCGCATCAAATAGATTTTTCTAATTGGGTTCTAAATGAAACCCCTACCCAAGTTATGGGAACTGGTGGAGTTGATTACTATAAAGATGGTCGTGAAACATACGATAACATTCATTTAATTTATGACTATCAAAGTGGTGTAAGAGCCAAATTCACGTGTTTAACAAGCAATTCTAAAGATGATTATCAAATAAAAGTATTAGGTGATAAAGGTACTATCATTTTAAATTATGCAAAAGCATGGTTTTATCCTGAAGGAATTAATGCAAAAAAAGAATTAGCCATTGTTGATGGTGTATCCGGTGCCACTATGAAATGGGACAAAGGATTAGGCATTCCCATTACCATTGATCATAAAGAACCAAGTTTGCAAGCTTTAATAGATTTTAAAGATTCCGTTATTAATAATAAAAAGCCTATTTCTGATGTTAAAACGGGTGCAAATACAGCCCTATGTATTCAGATGGGATTAGATGCCATGTATAATAATGAAATTGTTAAAAGCCCTGAATTTTATTAA
- the recO gene encoding DNA repair protein RecO: MLVNTHAIVLSKLKYGDNDVIVKCYTRQLGLVSFLLRSVLKSKKGHNKIAYFQLLSQLQIDIVFKNNRNLHTIKETKLHHSYASLHTHVFKSAIVMFLAEVLSNILQEEEQNETLYNYLETALIWLDSQTEYANFHLLFLLKLTKYIGFYPEEENLDSNYFNLLDGIFEIKPTNKYSISGENLNLLKQLLGTKFEALSTIKINGSQRQSFLNMILLYYELHLGFFKTPKSLQILNQVFN; this comes from the coding sequence ATGCTTGTTAACACCCATGCCATTGTACTTTCTAAATTAAAATATGGCGATAACGACGTAATTGTAAAGTGTTATACACGGCAGCTTGGTCTTGTTAGTTTCTTATTAAGGAGCGTTTTAAAAAGTAAAAAAGGTCATAATAAAATAGCGTATTTTCAACTGTTATCTCAACTGCAAATAGACATTGTTTTTAAAAATAATCGGAACCTTCATACTATTAAAGAAACTAAATTACATCATTCATATGCCAGTTTACACACCCATGTTTTTAAAAGTGCTATTGTAATGTTTTTGGCTGAAGTACTTTCCAATATTCTACAAGAAGAAGAACAAAATGAAACGCTTTACAATTATTTGGAAACAGCATTAATTTGGTTGGATTCACAAACAGAATATGCAAATTTTCATTTACTCTTTTTATTGAAATTAACGAAATATATAGGGTTTTATCCTGAGGAGGAAAATTTGGATAGTAATTATTTTAATCTTTTAGACGGAATCTTCGAAATAAAACCTACGAATAAGTATAGTATTTCAGGTGAAAATTTAAACCTGTTAAAACAGCTTTTAGGCACAAAATTTGAGGCATTATCTACAATAAAAATTAATGGTTCCCAAAGGCAATCATTTTTAAATATGATTTTGTTGTATTATGAGCTACATTTAGGTTTTTTCAAAACACCAAAATCACTACAAATATTAAATCAAGTTTTTAATTAA
- a CDS encoding alpha-L-rhamnosidase C-terminal domain-containing protein, producing MKKILNLLLLVVTATLSQAQNKTNDFDLETSFIEPKDIIKVKDGHYFIDFGRAFFGTVEITSNENQNDSLVFHLGEKLEVPNRIDRNPGATIRYRKSTLNNLVSDKPTTISLTPYKRNTTGDAIRLPEKIGAIIPFRYCEIENLKIPIEAIQIKQKAIHYKFNDAISSFSSSDKIMDSIWDMCKHTIKATSFTGYYVDGDRERIPYEADAYINQLSHYSVDNEYTIARRTNEYFIDNPTWPTEWLLHTVLMFHADYMYTGDIEPLKKHYNSLKLKTLMDLERADGLISSKSPNLTDELVRKLGFKKGSKKIEDIIDWPPAQKDTGWKLATAEGERDGYEIVAVNTAINAFYYYNLKLMAEIAGFLNYEKDVLFFKNKAAITKKSINDIFLDKTKGYYIDGEGSSHSSLHANMLPLAFDLVPNEYVKTVTNFIKTRGMACSVYGAQYLLEGLYKYNEAQYASDLITDTSGDRNWWNMIQLGSTMALEAWDVKYKPNLDWNHAWGTAPLNVITRYMWGIKPKTPGFKIAEIKPQLADLTFSNITVPTKNGVIEADFKKESDKKDIYSIDIPENLTAVFIVPNNANKVYLNKKKVKHSKNLKLSNGLSKIEIKY from the coding sequence ATGAAAAAAATTCTTAATTTACTGTTACTAGTAGTGACAGCCACACTTTCTCAAGCTCAAAATAAAACAAATGACTTTGATTTAGAAACATCTTTTATAGAGCCCAAAGACATTATAAAAGTTAAAGATGGTCATTATTTTATAGATTTTGGAAGGGCCTTTTTTGGAACTGTAGAGATAACATCTAATGAAAATCAAAATGACTCTCTTGTCTTTCACTTGGGTGAAAAGTTAGAAGTTCCTAATAGAATAGACAGAAACCCAGGTGCTACCATTCGATATAGAAAATCAACACTTAATAACTTAGTGTCTGATAAACCCACAACTATTAGTTTAACTCCCTACAAAAGAAATACTACAGGTGATGCTATCAGACTTCCAGAGAAAATTGGGGCAATTATTCCTTTTAGATATTGCGAAATTGAAAATTTAAAAATTCCCATAGAAGCTATTCAAATAAAACAGAAGGCTATTCACTATAAATTCAATGATGCAATTAGTTCATTTTCATCTTCAGATAAAATTATGGATTCTATATGGGATATGTGTAAACACACCATAAAGGCTACAAGTTTTACTGGCTATTATGTAGATGGAGATAGAGAACGTATTCCTTACGAAGCAGATGCTTATATCAATCAATTGAGCCATTATAGCGTAGATAATGAATATACAATAGCAAGAAGGACCAATGAGTATTTTATAGATAATCCAACATGGCCAACAGAATGGCTATTGCACACAGTTTTAATGTTTCATGCAGATTATATGTATACGGGAGATATTGAACCTTTAAAAAAACATTATAACAGTTTAAAGTTAAAAACTTTAATGGATTTGGAACGTGCAGATGGCTTGATTAGCTCTAAATCTCCAAATCTTACCGATGAATTGGTTAGAAAATTAGGTTTTAAAAAAGGAAGTAAAAAAATTGAAGATATTATAGACTGGCCTCCAGCACAAAAAGATACGGGTTGGAAATTAGCCACTGCTGAGGGTGAAAGAGATGGTTATGAAATTGTGGCGGTCAATACTGCTATTAATGCCTTTTACTATTACAATTTAAAATTAATGGCAGAGATTGCTGGATTTCTCAATTATGAAAAAGATGTCCTTTTTTTTAAAAATAAGGCTGCTATTACAAAAAAATCTATTAATGACATATTCCTTGATAAAACAAAAGGGTATTATATTGATGGTGAAGGCTCAAGTCATTCGTCTTTACACGCCAATATGCTACCATTAGCTTTTGATTTGGTTCCAAATGAATATGTAAAAACAGTTACCAATTTCATAAAAACAAGAGGCATGGCTTGTAGTGTTTATGGTGCACAATATTTATTAGAAGGACTTTATAAATACAATGAGGCGCAATATGCTTCGGATTTAATTACAGATACTTCTGGTGATCGTAATTGGTGGAACATGATACAATTAGGATCAACAATGGCTTTAGAAGCATGGGATGTGAAATACAAACCAAATTTAGATTGGAATCATGCCTGGGGAACAGCTCCTTTAAATGTTATTACACGCTATATGTGGGGTATAAAGCCTAAAACGCCAGGTTTTAAAATAGCAGAGATAAAACCTCAATTAGCAGATTTAACTTTTTCAAATATAACAGTTCCCACAAAAAACGGAGTCATTGAAGCTGATTTTAAAAAAGAAAGTGATAAAAAAGATATTTATTCTATTGATATTCCAGAAAACTTGACGGCTGTTTTTATAGTTCCAAACAACGCTAATAAAGTTTATCTTAATAAAAAGAAAGTCAAACATAGCAAAAACTTAAAACTTAGTAATGGTTTAAGTAAAATTGAAATAAAATACTAA
- a CDS encoding NAD(P)H-dependent glycerol-3-phosphate dehydrogenase, with protein sequence MSKPLKYAVFGAGSWATAIVKMFCENLNEVGWYMRSVYTKEHLLKEQHNPNYLSSVEFHLEQLKLSNDINEMAQYADVLVFVIPSAFIYSELEKLNINISNKIIVSAVKGIIPETGLLVGEHFSERYNIPFDNIAVIAGPCHSEEVALERLSYLTISCSDAKKALAIADSLSSDYIKTKISDDVIGIEYAVMLKNIYAIAAGMAHGLGYGDNFQSVLMSNAIREMKRFIKKMHKMKRNINNSAYLGDLLVTGYSVFSRNRMFGNMIGKGYTVKSAQMEMSMVAEGYYATKSAHLLNEKNKKKTQLPIINAVYEVLYENKNPKKVFKKLTEQLD encoded by the coding sequence ATGAGCAAACCTTTAAAATATGCGGTTTTTGGTGCAGGAAGTTGGGCTACTGCTATAGTAAAAATGTTTTGTGAAAACTTAAATGAAGTAGGCTGGTATATGCGTAGTGTTTACACAAAAGAACATTTGTTAAAAGAACAGCATAATCCTAATTATTTAAGTTCAGTAGAATTTCATTTAGAACAATTAAAATTAAGCAATGACATTAATGAAATGGCTCAATATGCTGATGTTTTAGTATTTGTAATTCCTTCTGCTTTTATTTATAGTGAATTGGAAAAACTAAATATTAATATTTCCAATAAAATCATTGTATCTGCTGTTAAAGGTATTATCCCCGAAACTGGTTTATTAGTTGGTGAACATTTTAGTGAACGTTATAATATTCCTTTTGATAATATTGCTGTTATTGCGGGGCCTTGCCATTCTGAAGAAGTAGCTTTGGAGCGTTTATCTTACTTAACTATTTCCTGCTCAGATGCTAAAAAGGCACTGGCCATTGCCGATAGTTTATCAAGTGATTATATTAAAACTAAAATTAGTGATGATGTTATTGGTATTGAATATGCGGTTATGTTGAAAAACATTTATGCTATTGCCGCTGGCATGGCACATGGTTTGGGGTATGGCGATAATTTTCAGAGTGTTTTGATGAGTAATGCCATTCGTGAAATGAAACGTTTTATAAAAAAAATGCATAAAATGAAACGTAACATTAATAATTCAGCTTACTTAGGTGATTTATTGGTAACAGGTTATTCTGTTTTTTCTAGAAACCGTATGTTCGGTAATATGATTGGTAAAGGTTACACTGTAAAATCGGCTCAAATGGAAATGAGCATGGTTGCTGAAGGATATTATGCCACTAAAAGTGCTCATTTGTTAAATGAAAAAAATAAAAAGAAAACTCAATTACCTATTATAAATGCTGTTTACGAGGTGTTATATGAAAATAAAAACCCTAAAAAAGTATTTAAAAAACTTACTGAACAGTTGGATTAA
- a CDS encoding 3-keto-disaccharide hydrolase, whose protein sequence is MKKTNFYNKILLLAVLSLFLNCKGAQEDKTPWKPLFDGETLNGWNQKGGKANYTVRDGAIVGSTVHNTPNSFLTTDKLYSDFILELDYKVDPSMNSGIQIRSNSFPHYKDGRVHGYQVEIDPSERAWSGGIYDEARRGWLNPLTDNPEAQKAFKQNDWNHYRIEAIGDTIKTWVNGVPAAHLIDDKTASGFICLQVHSIHDDKKEGTEIIWKNVKILTDSVSKYSTKSPIKPIITKNNLTIDESKKGWKMLWDGKTTNGWRGAKLESFPEKGWVIEDGVLSVLSSGGAESRAGGDIVTTEQFSDFELKVDFKLTPGANSGIKYYVDTELNKGAGSSIGLEFQILDDDLHPDAKLGNHEGSRTVSSLYDLIKADENKPVNPIGEWNTAHIISKNNHVEHWLNGVKVLEYERKSDEYRKLVSESKYAKWPNFGELDKGEILLQDHGDLVSFKNIKIRPIN, encoded by the coding sequence ATGAAAAAAACTAATTTTTATAACAAAATACTACTGCTTGCAGTGCTATCTTTATTTTTAAATTGCAAAGGTGCTCAAGAAGACAAAACACCTTGGAAACCCCTATTTGATGGAGAAACTCTTAACGGCTGGAATCAAAAAGGAGGAAAGGCAAATTATACGGTAAGAGATGGAGCAATTGTTGGCTCTACCGTACATAATACTCCTAATTCATTTTTAACAACAGATAAATTATACAGCGATTTTATTTTAGAATTAGATTATAAAGTTGACCCATCTATGAATTCGGGTATCCAAATACGCAGTAATAGCTTCCCACATTACAAAGACGGTAGGGTTCATGGCTATCAGGTTGAGATAGATCCTTCTGAAAGAGCATGGAGTGGAGGCATTTATGATGAAGCTAGGAGAGGTTGGTTAAACCCCCTAACAGATAACCCAGAGGCACAAAAAGCATTCAAACAAAACGATTGGAATCACTATCGTATTGAAGCTATTGGTGATACCATTAAAACCTGGGTAAATGGGGTCCCTGCTGCTCATTTAATTGACGATAAAACAGCTTCTGGATTTATCTGTTTACAGGTACACAGTATTCATGATGACAAAAAAGAAGGCACAGAAATCATTTGGAAAAACGTAAAAATATTAACAGATAGTGTTTCTAAATATTCAACAAAATCTCCCATTAAGCCTATCATAACAAAAAATAACTTAACTATTGATGAATCTAAAAAAGGTTGGAAAATGTTATGGGATGGCAAAACAACCAATGGATGGCGTGGTGCTAAATTAGAAAGCTTTCCAGAAAAAGGATGGGTTATTGAAGATGGTGTACTTAGCGTATTATCATCTGGTGGTGCTGAATCTAGAGCAGGAGGTGATATAGTGACGACAGAGCAATTTAGTGATTTTGAATTAAAAGTAGATTTTAAATTAACCCCAGGAGCTAATAGCGGTATAAAATATTATGTAGATACAGAGTTAAATAAAGGAGCAGGATCTTCAATCGGTTTAGAATTTCAAATACTCGATGATGATTTACATCCAGATGCTAAATTGGGTAATCATGAAGGCAGTAGAACTGTTAGCTCGCTATATGATTTAATAAAAGCAGATGAAAATAAACCTGTAAATCCAATTGGAGAATGGAATACAGCTCATATTATTTCTAAAAATAATCATGTAGAACATTGGTTAAACGGAGTAAAAGTTTTAGAATATGAAAGAAAAAGTGATGAATATAGAAAATTAGTATCAGAAAGCAAATATGCAAAATGGCCTAATTTTGGTGAGTTAGACAAAGGAGAAATATTACTTCAAGATCATGGTGATTTAGTTTCTTTTAAAAACATAAAAATTCGTCCAATTAATTAA
- a CDS encoding Gfo/Idh/MocA family protein, with protein MSSNRRDFIKRTALGAVGATIASHSINAMSAKSYSKIIGANDRINVALQGLGRRYGAYMSAIADKKNNVELTYLCDVMKSQRDKAAIAVSKRIKNKPKLENDIRKVLNDKDVDAVFMATPDHWHAPGACMAMQAGKHVYLEKPCTHNPEEGELVVAYQKKYNKVVQMGNQQRSSLQSQEMIKGIREGVIGDVYNAIAFYTSKRGPVPHQTKTAPPEGLDWDLFQGPAPRRDYTDNTWDYNWHWYGWDYGTAEMGNNATHELDIARWALDVKYPEHVEVKSGKFHYVDDGWEMYDTMEATFRFAGNRTIQWDGRSRNGYDKYGSGRGTIIYGSNGSIFVNRDGYKQYDLKGKEVKQNLIPGIEDGNALGGGGQLSAAHTVNFFDAIRGKAELTSPIDEGAISQMLTHYANIASRIDNSFEVDENTGRIFNREAMKLWSRTYEPGWEIKPV; from the coding sequence ATGAGTTCTAACAGAAGAGATTTTATTAAAAGAACAGCTTTAGGGGCTGTAGGAGCAACTATAGCTTCTCATAGTATAAATGCCATGTCTGCCAAAAGTTATTCTAAAATAATAGGTGCTAATGATAGAATTAACGTTGCGCTTCAAGGGTTAGGCAGACGTTACGGTGCTTATATGTCTGCTATAGCGGACAAAAAAAATAATGTTGAGTTAACGTACTTATGTGATGTTATGAAAAGTCAACGCGATAAAGCTGCTATTGCCGTTTCCAAAAGAATAAAAAACAAACCCAAATTAGAAAATGATATCAGAAAGGTATTAAATGATAAAGATGTAGATGCTGTTTTTATGGCTACACCAGACCATTGGCATGCACCTGGTGCATGTATGGCTATGCAAGCTGGGAAGCATGTATATTTAGAAAAACCATGTACTCATAACCCTGAAGAAGGAGAATTAGTGGTTGCTTACCAAAAAAAATATAATAAGGTGGTGCAAATGGGGAACCAACAACGTTCTTCATTACAATCGCAAGAAATGATAAAAGGAATTCGCGAGGGTGTGATTGGTGATGTTTATAATGCAATTGCTTTTTACACCAGCAAAAGAGGTCCTGTACCTCACCAAACAAAAACTGCACCACCAGAAGGTTTAGATTGGGATTTATTTCAAGGACCTGCACCAAGAAGAGATTACACAGATAATACTTGGGATTATAACTGGCATTGGTACGGCTGGGATTATGGAACAGCAGAAATGGGAAACAATGCCACCCATGAATTAGATATTGCACGCTGGGCTTTAGATGTAAAATACCCTGAACATGTAGAAGTTAAATCTGGGAAATTTCATTATGTAGATGATGGTTGGGAAATGTATGACACCATGGAGGCTACTTTCCGCTTTGCTGGTAACAGAACCATTCAATGGGACGGACGTAGTAGAAATGGTTATGATAAATATGGCTCTGGTAGAGGTACTATTATTTATGGCTCAAATGGCTCAATTTTTGTTAATCGTGATGGTTACAAACAATACGACTTGAAAGGAAAAGAAGTCAAGCAAAACCTAATTCCAGGTATTGAAGATGGCAATGCACTTGGTGGTGGCGGTCAGCTTTCTGCTGCACATACGGTAAACTTCTTTGACGCCATTAGAGGTAAAGCAGAATTAACTTCACCTATTGACGAAGGTGCTATCAGCCAAATGCTAACACATTATGCCAATATTGCATCTAGAATTGATAACTCTTTTGAAGTTGATGAAAATACAGGTAGAATTTTTAACCGTGAAGCCATGAAATTGTGGTCTAGAACCTATGAGCCTGGTTGGGAAATTAAACCTGTTTAA
- a CDS encoding TonB-dependent receptor plug domain-containing protein — MKVFFFFFFVVALSQAQQIKVLNKQTEAPIWGVAIYNFDKTKSVITDANGEANIKMFSASEVLYFQHLSHIINSRKKSEIEKNHIVYLESNTQGLDQIVISASKFEQNKVDIPQKIISINANQIEFMNPQTTADLLENTGQIYVQKSQMGGGSPMIRGFSTNRLLITVDGVRMNNAIFRGGNLHNVISIDPFAVQRTEVTFGAGSVIYGSDAIGGVMSFYTKDAQLSYTDTLQVKSNVVVRYATVNNEKTGHFDINLGYKKWAFLTSTSYTDFGDLTMGSYGPEDYLRPEFAMVTDNGDVIIENSNPKVQRVSGYNQINMMQKVHYEASKKFAFDFGIHYTTTSNIPRYDRLIRYSENDLRSAEWHYGPQKWFMANVQASKMRSNSLIYDKAKITLAYQNFKESREDRDFNSTIRNKRDEALDAYSINLDFEKDLSSKTGFFYGVEYIYNQVMSHGQEVNIQSNILTPTVSRYPNDANWKSAAVYSSIKYKPNSQFVFQSGLRFNHITSYANFKENNVYLNLPFESSKINAGALTGTAGLRWSPNTIMQWKLNGSSAFRAPNIDDIGKVFDSEPGSVVVPNKDLRPEYAYGGEIGLGLNFNNALILDLSTYYTHLDNALVRRDYTLNGNTEIVYDGELSNVQAIQNASKAWIYGFEVGLEANFTEQLKLTSQYSITRGTETDGGIEVPIRHVAPNFGNTHLIWASNNFQVNVFANYNNELSYQQLAPSEIEKDYIYAKDTNGNPYSPSWYTFNIRTQYKITDSTSFTASIENITDQRYKTYSSGIAAAGRNFVLALKYSL, encoded by the coding sequence ATGAAGGTTTTTTTCTTCTTCTTTTTTGTAGTTGCCTTGTCGCAAGCGCAACAAATAAAGGTGCTTAATAAACAAACAGAAGCTCCTATTTGGGGTGTGGCTATTTATAATTTTGATAAAACTAAAAGTGTTATTACAGATGCAAATGGCGAAGCAAACATTAAAATGTTTTCAGCATCTGAAGTATTGTATTTTCAGCATTTGTCTCATATTATCAATAGTAGAAAAAAATCTGAAATAGAAAAAAATCATATAGTTTATTTAGAATCTAATACCCAAGGGCTTGATCAAATTGTTATTTCGGCTTCTAAATTTGAGCAAAATAAAGTAGACATTCCACAGAAAATTATCAGCATAAATGCTAATCAAATAGAATTTATGAATCCACAAACCACTGCAGATCTGTTAGAAAACACAGGGCAAATATATGTTCAAAAAAGCCAAATGGGTGGTGGTAGCCCAATGATTAGAGGGTTTTCAACCAATAGATTACTTATTACAGTTGATGGTGTGCGAATGAATAATGCTATTTTTCGAGGGGGAAATTTGCACAATGTGATTTCAATTGATCCTTTTGCTGTACAGCGTACCGAGGTTACTTTTGGTGCTGGATCTGTTATATACGGAAGTGATGCTATAGGTGGTGTTATGAGCTTTTATACAAAAGATGCTCAGTTATCCTATACTGATACCTTGCAAGTAAAAAGCAATGTAGTGGTTAGATATGCAACGGTAAACAATGAAAAAACAGGACATTTTGATATTAATTTGGGCTATAAAAAATGGGCATTCTTAACCAGTACTAGCTATACCGATTTTGGAGATTTAACTATGGGGTCTTATGGGCCAGAAGATTATTTAAGACCAGAGTTTGCTATGGTAACTGATAATGGAGATGTTATTATTGAAAATAGCAATCCTAAAGTTCAAAGAGTCTCTGGATACAATCAAATAAATATGATGCAGAAAGTTCATTACGAAGCTTCAAAAAAGTTTGCTTTCGATTTTGGAATACATTATACAACAACTTCCAATATTCCTAGATATGATAGGCTAATTAGATATTCAGAGAATGATTTGAGATCTGCCGAGTGGCATTATGGCCCTCAAAAATGGTTTATGGCAAATGTTCAAGCCTCAAAGATGCGTAGTAATTCTTTAATTTATGATAAAGCTAAAATAACTTTAGCATATCAAAATTTTAAAGAGAGTAGGGAGGATAGAGATTTTAATTCTACCATCAGAAATAAGCGTGATGAGGCACTTGATGCTTACTCTATTAATTTGGATTTTGAAAAAGATTTGAGTTCTAAAACAGGGTTTTTCTATGGTGTTGAGTATATATATAATCAAGTTATGTCTCATGGTCAAGAGGTAAACATACAGAGTAATATATTGACTCCCACCGTTTCGAGATATCCAAATGATGCTAACTGGAAATCTGCTGCAGTTTATTCTAGTATTAAATACAAACCAAACTCGCAATTTGTATTTCAATCAGGGTTGAGGTTTAATCATATTACATCGTATGCTAATTTTAAAGAAAACAATGTTTATTTAAATTTACCTTTTGAAAGTTCTAAAATAAATGCAGGAGCGTTAACTGGAACAGCCGGGCTCAGGTGGTCGCCCAATACCATTATGCAGTGGAAGTTAAATGGTTCTTCTGCTTTTCGAGCACCCAATATTGATGATATTGGAAAAGTATTTGATTCAGAACCAGGGTCTGTTGTGGTTCCTAATAAAGATTTAAGACCTGAATATGCTTACGGGGGTGAAATAGGTTTAGGTTTGAATTTTAATAACGCTTTAATCTTAGATTTAAGTACGTATTACACCCATTTAGATAATGCATTAGTTAGAAGAGATTATACTTTAAATGGTAATACAGAAATTGTTTATGACGGTGAATTAAGCAATGTACAAGCTATACAAAATGCATCAAAAGCCTGGATTTATGGATTTGAAGTTGGTTTAGAAGCAAATTTTACAGAACAATTAAAGCTAACATCTCAATACAGTATTACTAGAGGTACAGAAACTGATGGCGGTATTGAGGTTCCTATTCGTCATGTAGCTCCAAATTTTGGAAACACGCATTTAATTTGGGCATCTAATAACTTTCAAGTAAATGTATTTGCTAACTATAATAATGAATTATCATATCAACAATTGGCTCCTTCAGAAATAGAAAAGGATTATATTTATGCTAAAGATACTAATGGAAATCCGTACAGTCCTTCATGGTATACCTTTAATATCAGAACACAGTATAAAATTACTGATTCTACGTCATTTACAGCAAGTATTGAGAATATTACAGACCAACGTTATAAAACTTACTCCTCGGGTATAGCAGCAGCAGGCAGAAACTTTGTTTTGGCTTTAAAGTATAGTTTGTAG